In the Pyrolobus fumarii 1A genome, one interval contains:
- the ccsA gene encoding cytochrome c biogenesis protein CcsA — translation MSDFVGYHYTIIPAVALLALLAYSSLEALRGRLAKSKKMLMLSALLAIAAWVVYTIPFVTRDYSLKPVYESTSEALPEWLLPATAWSTGGGSLYLYAVIAAIGAYLVARSVENNRVYLAVAPWLSGVALIAAILYGAFDLNPNPQLTGMGLNPLLKSFWIYPHPLTTFGGYALLAVSTFALALGLRSRSITVVYEIGWAMLTLGIMLGGLWSYETFGWGGYWAWDPVETAELMVWLAATTVPHVMVALPSLAPGVAALTTSTVYLAMYVTRTGLSPLHSFAAPGIASLTLISVSMALLVLSLYLLVKAEGVAREVRKWVRTPFNLGMGIATIALLLATLFVTSSLLMPSIFTAVGQRATAPTMDSGIRFYHPVLYPVALALLTGIAIAFIGDRLGWRGIASLMASVALAAVLLAYRVASGGLTLAPLSPQATNIMMVVGIVFAATTIVSTLVFIALRIRDSLKSGARIPTDHYLGIALIHLGFALVLLGVFLGGTYSYNQAYFESYTLKPGDSIQLPGGKLLVFEGYEYGVIEEPVDIFTPYAGRSSTYFLAQDALLTLHFDVASLYKSYMEGKRLWNSDPRVLLVRSLEDKTFHMNGSIVLCPEGCSATISYRDIVNNITSTLSSDNTSIVLENVTLSFAIEPWTTRGAVVGTVVAVYVNSSNATLYAKGVAKDLQLGSHMFYLVMFDKSVNITVQGVGVLEVRGIGFYVTPESLRKKEARIVGNDTLVLGPVIGFVADGTLYANGIRVNVGLAKTLPASIAYYILVNSNERLKSLIEAIANSTLASILTNSSIILRAANYTGCETYHPLVYQMSHNVFIHLRGGCIDAPRFVPATAYVKLKFAIVDPESGARLEVPAILRFEVNGEIQGIHGLVSEVLHAPLGVTDVYIAVHPPSVQSDVSFLLPMGQLYTPVFHDLAVYYLHEAFKVIKDPVKRLALAALIASGLQLDNARRMDPNLRGVILEADAIALYLLAEKYSVDKSPLVTEGVVVEVKLVPGAILVWSGSIVMALAAVIAAAARLAGGRVGRQ, via the coding sequence ATGAGTGATTTCGTAGGTTACCACTATACCATAATCCCTGCGGTTGCGCTTCTCGCGCTTCTCGCCTATTCTAGTCTCGAGGCGCTGCGCGGGAGACTAGCAAAGTCCAAGAAGATGCTGATGCTCTCCGCGCTTCTCGCTATAGCCGCGTGGGTGGTATACACAATACCATTCGTCACTCGCGACTATAGCCTCAAGCCGGTATACGAGTCTACAAGCGAGGCGCTGCCAGAGTGGCTGCTGCCCGCGACAGCGTGGAGCACCGGCGGAGGTAGCCTCTACCTTTACGCGGTGATAGCGGCTATAGGAGCCTACCTCGTAGCCAGGAGCGTCGAGAACAACCGCGTGTATCTAGCTGTTGCACCGTGGCTAAGCGGTGTGGCCCTCATAGCCGCGATACTCTACGGCGCGTTCGATCTGAATCCCAACCCGCAGCTAACCGGCATGGGCCTAAACCCGCTCCTCAAGAGCTTCTGGATATACCCTCACCCCCTCACAACCTTCGGCGGCTATGCCCTCCTCGCAGTCTCCACGTTCGCCCTTGCACTCGGGCTACGCTCTAGGAGCATAACGGTGGTCTACGAGATAGGCTGGGCTATGCTAACACTCGGCATAATGCTAGGCGGCTTGTGGAGCTACGAGACGTTCGGGTGGGGCGGCTACTGGGCATGGGATCCCGTCGAGACGGCGGAGCTCATGGTGTGGCTGGCCGCCACTACAGTACCACACGTAATGGTAGCGTTGCCCTCGCTCGCTCCAGGTGTAGCGGCGTTAACAACCTCAACAGTCTACCTCGCAATGTACGTCACTAGGACAGGTTTGAGCCCGTTGCACAGCTTCGCGGCTCCCGGCATAGCCTCTCTGACGCTAATCTCGGTATCGATGGCACTACTGGTGCTAAGCCTGTACCTCCTCGTGAAGGCCGAGGGCGTGGCCCGCGAGGTGAGGAAATGGGTAAGGACGCCGTTCAACCTAGGCATGGGTATTGCGACGATAGCATTGCTCCTAGCGACGCTGTTCGTCACATCATCGCTATTAATGCCGTCGATATTCACGGCGGTGGGTCAGCGGGCTACAGCACCGACGATGGACAGCGGGATACGCTTCTACCACCCAGTGTTATACCCGGTGGCACTCGCGCTCCTCACCGGCATCGCGATAGCGTTCATCGGTGATAGGCTTGGATGGAGAGGCATAGCATCTCTAATGGCTTCTGTTGCTCTAGCGGCGGTGCTGCTAGCCTATAGAGTCGCCAGTGGTGGGCTCACGCTTGCACCCCTCTCGCCACAAGCGACCAACATCATGATGGTCGTCGGTATCGTGTTCGCCGCGACAACCATAGTCTCGACGCTAGTGTTTATCGCGCTACGTATACGTGACAGCTTGAAGAGCGGTGCCCGTATACCAACGGATCATTACCTAGGCATAGCCTTGATCCACCTCGGCTTCGCGTTGGTGCTTCTCGGCGTCTTCCTCGGCGGCACCTACTCCTACAACCAGGCCTACTTCGAGAGCTACACGTTGAAGCCAGGCGACTCTATACAACTGCCCGGCGGGAAACTACTCGTATTCGAGGGTTACGAGTACGGCGTAATAGAGGAGCCCGTCGACATATTCACGCCCTACGCTGGCAGGAGCAGCACATACTTCCTTGCACAGGACGCGCTACTGACTCTGCACTTCGATGTTGCCTCGCTCTACAAGAGCTACATGGAGGGCAAGAGGCTGTGGAACAGCGACCCGCGGGTCCTCCTAGTGCGCAGCCTTGAAGACAAAACATTCCATATGAATGGGAGTATAGTGCTGTGCCCCGAGGGTTGCAGCGCGACAATAAGCTACCGTGATATAGTGAACAACATCACCTCGACGCTGAGCAGCGACAACACGAGCATTGTGCTGGAGAATGTGACGCTAAGCTTCGCGATAGAACCGTGGACTACTCGCGGCGCAGTCGTAGGCACGGTTGTAGCGGTCTACGTGAACTCTAGCAACGCCACTCTATACGCGAAGGGTGTAGCGAAGGACCTGCAGCTCGGGAGCCACATGTTCTACCTGGTAATGTTCGACAAGTCGGTTAACATTACGGTGCAGGGTGTGGGTGTGCTCGAGGTACGCGGGATAGGATTCTACGTGACGCCGGAGAGCCTACGGAAGAAAGAGGCTAGAATAGTAGGCAACGACACTCTAGTCCTAGGCCCCGTTATCGGCTTCGTGGCTGACGGTACACTCTATGCTAACGGTATCCGCGTCAACGTGGGTCTGGCCAAGACGCTGCCGGCATCCATCGCCTACTACATACTCGTGAACAGCAACGAGAGGCTTAAGAGCCTCATAGAGGCGATAGCAAACAGCACGCTCGCAAGCATCCTGACCAACTCTAGCATAATCCTAAGAGCTGCTAACTACACGGGATGCGAAACATACCACCCGCTAGTATACCAGATGTCGCACAACGTCTTCATACACCTACGCGGCGGGTGTATAGATGCGCCGCGTTTCGTCCCCGCAACCGCGTATGTGAAGCTGAAGTTTGCCATCGTTGACCCGGAGAGCGGCGCGAGGCTAGAGGTGCCGGCTATACTACGATTCGAGGTGAACGGCGAGATACAGGGCATCCATGGTCTAGTCTCTGAGGTTCTACACGCGCCGCTAGGCGTGACCGACGTGTACATAGCGGTACACCCGCCATCGGTGCAAAGCGATGTATCGTTCTTGTTGCCCATGGGCCAGCTCTACACTCCCGTATTCCACGACCTCGCGGTGTACTATCTGCACGAGGCATTCAAGGTAATCAAGGACCCTGTCAAGAGGCTCGCGCTGGCAGCCCTCATAGCCTCCGGGTTGCAGCTGGACAATGCGCGTAGGATGGATCCAAACCTACGCGGCGTCATACTAGAGGCTGATGCTATCGCGCTTTACCTTCTCGCAGAGAAGTACAGCGTTGACAAGTCTCCACTCGTAACTGAGGGTGTCGTTGTGGAAGTCAAGCTGGTGCCCGGAGCAATCCTAGTCTGGAGCGGCTCCATTGTAATGGCCCTGGCGGCTGTCATTGCAGCGGCAGCTAGACTAGCCGGGGGTCGAGTAGGGCGACAGTAG